From a single Prionailurus bengalensis isolate Pbe53 chromosome A1, Fcat_Pben_1.1_paternal_pri, whole genome shotgun sequence genomic region:
- the IL17D gene encoding interleukin-17D encodes MARAGVWMLAVGVLLALAPGRAAGALRASRRPARPRGCAERPEELLEQLYGRLAAGVLGAFHHTLQLGPREQARNASCPAGGRPGDRRFRPPTNLRSVSPWAYRISYDPARYPKYLPEAYCLCRGCLTGLFGEEDLRFRSAPVYMPTVILRRTSACAGGRWVYTEEYVTVPVGCTCVPEQEKEADAVNSSMDKQGARLLLGPGDKPGRP; translated from the exons ATGGCGCGCGCGGGG GTCTGGATGCTGGCGGTCGGCGTTCTGCTGGCGCTGGCGCCGGGCCGGGCCGCGGGCGCCCTGAGGGCGAGCAGACGCCCGGCGCGGCCGCGGGGCTGCGCCGAGCGGCCCGAGGAGCTCCTGGAGCAGCTGTACGGGCGGCTGGCGGCCGGCGTGCTGGGCGCCTTCCACCACACGCTGCAGCTGGGGCCGCGCGAGCAGGCGCGCAACGCGAGCTGCCCGGCAGGGGGCAGGCCCGGCGACCGGCGCTTCCGGCCGCCCACCAACCTGCGCAGCGTGTCGCCGTGGGCCTACAG AATTTCCTACGACCCTGCCAGGTACCCCAAGTACCTGCCCGAGGCCTACTGCCTGTGCAGGGGCTGCCTGACCGGGCTCTTCGGGGAGGAGGACCTACGTTTCCGGAGCGCCCCGGTGTACATGCCCACCGTCATCCTGCGGCGGACCTCGGCCTGCGCGGGCGGCCGCTGGGTGTACACCGAGGAGTACGTCACCGTGCCCGTGGGCTGCACCTGCGTCCCCGAGCAGGAGAAGGAGGCCGACGCCGTCAACTCCAGCATGGACAAGCAGGGCGCCAGGCTTCTGCTCGGCCCCGGCGACAAGCCGGGCCGGCCCTGA
- the EEF1AKMT1 gene encoding EEF1A lysine methyltransferase 1 isoform X2: MSDSEDDDVPRLSSHALAALQEFYSEQKQQSDPGGDDKYNIGIIEENWQLSQFWYSQETAVRLAKEAIAAAGECGRIACVSAPSVYQKLRELHREDFSIYIFEYDKRFAIYGEEFIFYDYNNPLDLPEKIAAHSFDIVVADPPYLSEECLRKTSETIKYLTQGKILLCTDHQKPHKDPKHVET, from the exons ATGAGTGACTCTGAGGATGATGATGTCCCCCGGCTGTCTTCCCACGCCTTAGCAGCCCTCCAGGAATTTTATTCTGAGCAGAAGCAACAAAGCGACCCAGGCGGGGATGATAAATATAATATTGGAATAATAGAAGAGAACTGG CAGTTGAGCCAGTTTTGGTACAGCCAGGAGACCGCTGTGCGACTTGCCAAGGAAGCCATCGCAGCCGCGGGGGAATGTGGCAG aaTAGCCTGTGTGAGCGCCCCCAGTGTTTACCAGAAACTGAGAGAGCTACACAGAGAAGACTTTTCTATATACATCTTTGAATATGACAAAAGATTTGCTATATACGGAGAGGAGTTTATCTTCTATGATTACAATAATCCATTGGATTTACCTGAAAAAATTGCTGCACACAGTTTTGACATCGTAGTAGCAGATCCCCCCTATCTCTCCGAGGAATGTCTCAGGAAAACGTCAGAAACCATCAAGTATCTGACTCAGGGCAAGATTCTGCTGTGCACAG ACCACCAGAAGCCACACAAGGACCCGAAGCACGTAGAGACATGA
- the EEF1AKMT1 gene encoding EEF1A lysine methyltransferase 1 isoform X3, which yields MSDSEDDDVPRLSSHALAALQEFYSEQKQQSDPGGDDKYNIGIIEENWQLSQFWYSQETAVRLAKEAIAAAGECGRIACVSAPSVYQKLRELHREDFSIYIFEYDKRFAIYGEEFIFYDYNNPLDLPEKIAAHSFDIVVADPPYLSEECLRKTSETIKYLTQGKILLCTDRTKADSRQLGS from the exons ATGAGTGACTCTGAGGATGATGATGTCCCCCGGCTGTCTTCCCACGCCTTAGCAGCCCTCCAGGAATTTTATTCTGAGCAGAAGCAACAAAGCGACCCAGGCGGGGATGATAAATATAATATTGGAATAATAGAAGAGAACTGG CAGTTGAGCCAGTTTTGGTACAGCCAGGAGACCGCTGTGCGACTTGCCAAGGAAGCCATCGCAGCCGCGGGGGAATGTGGCAG aaTAGCCTGTGTGAGCGCCCCCAGTGTTTACCAGAAACTGAGAGAGCTACACAGAGAAGACTTTTCTATATACATCTTTGAATATGACAAAAGATTTGCTATATACGGAGAGGAGTTTATCTTCTATGATTACAATAATCCATTGGATTTACCTGAAAAAATTGCTGCACACAGTTTTGACATCGTAGTAGCAGATCCCCCCTATCTCTCCGAGGAATGTCTCAGGAAAACGTCAGAAACCATCAAGTATCTGACTCAGGGCAAGATTCTGCTGTGCACAG ATCGAACTAAGGCTGATTCTCGGCAACTAGGAAGCTAA
- the EEF1AKMT1 gene encoding EEF1A lysine methyltransferase 1 isoform X1: MSDSEDDDVPRLSSHALAALQEFYSEQKQQSDPGGDDKYNIGIIEENWQLSQFWYSQETAVRLAKEAIAAAGECGRIACVSAPSVYQKLRELHREDFSIYIFEYDKRFAIYGEEFIFYDYNNPLDLPEKIAAHSFDIVVADPPYLSEECLRKTSETIKYLTQGKILLCTAQVESSLREPSLQIELRLILGN; encoded by the exons ATGAGTGACTCTGAGGATGATGATGTCCCCCGGCTGTCTTCCCACGCCTTAGCAGCCCTCCAGGAATTTTATTCTGAGCAGAAGCAACAAAGCGACCCAGGCGGGGATGATAAATATAATATTGGAATAATAGAAGAGAACTGG CAGTTGAGCCAGTTTTGGTACAGCCAGGAGACCGCTGTGCGACTTGCCAAGGAAGCCATCGCAGCCGCGGGGGAATGTGGCAG aaTAGCCTGTGTGAGCGCCCCCAGTGTTTACCAGAAACTGAGAGAGCTACACAGAGAAGACTTTTCTATATACATCTTTGAATATGACAAAAGATTTGCTATATACGGAGAGGAGTTTATCTTCTATGATTACAATAATCCATTGGATTTACCTGAAAAAATTGCTGCACACAGTTTTGACATCGTAGTAGCAGATCCCCCCTATCTCTCCGAGGAATGTCTCAGGAAAACGTCAGAAACCATCAAGTATCTGACTCAGGGCAAGATTCTGCTGTGCACAG CACAAGTTGAAAGTTCTCTCCGTGAACCTTCCCTCCAGATCGAACTAAGGCTGATTCTCGGCAACTAG
- the EEF1AKMT1 gene encoding EEF1A lysine methyltransferase 1 isoform X4, translating into MSDSEDDDVPRLSSHALAALQEFYSEQKQQSDPGGDDKYNIGIIEENWQLSQFWYSQETAVRLAKEAIAAAGECGRIACVSAPSVYQKLRELHREDFSIYIFEYDKRFAIYGEEFIFYDYNNPLDLPEKIAAHSFDIVVADPPYLSEECLRKTSETIKYLTQGKILLCTGAVMEEEAAKLLGVKMCKFIPKHTRTLGNEFRCYVNYDSGLDREISV; encoded by the exons ATGAGTGACTCTGAGGATGATGATGTCCCCCGGCTGTCTTCCCACGCCTTAGCAGCCCTCCAGGAATTTTATTCTGAGCAGAAGCAACAAAGCGACCCAGGCGGGGATGATAAATATAATATTGGAATAATAGAAGAGAACTGG CAGTTGAGCCAGTTTTGGTACAGCCAGGAGACCGCTGTGCGACTTGCCAAGGAAGCCATCGCAGCCGCGGGGGAATGTGGCAG aaTAGCCTGTGTGAGCGCCCCCAGTGTTTACCAGAAACTGAGAGAGCTACACAGAGAAGACTTTTCTATATACATCTTTGAATATGACAAAAGATTTGCTATATACGGAGAGGAGTTTATCTTCTATGATTACAATAATCCATTGGATTTACCTGAAAAAATTGCTGCACACAGTTTTGACATCGTAGTAGCAGATCCCCCCTATCTCTCCGAGGAATGTCTCAGGAAAACGTCAGAAACCATCAAGTATCTGACTCAGGGCAAGATTCTGCTGTGCACAG GTGCCGTCATGGAAGAAGAGGCAGCGAAACTTCTTGGCGTGAAGATGTGCAAATTTATTCCAAAACACACCCGGACCTTGGGAAATGAGTTTCGCTGTTATGTGAATTATGATTCTGGACTAGACCGTGAAATCTCAGTGTAG